In the genome of Abyssalbus ytuae, the window ATATATACAATTGACGTTAAAATGTATAATTTTATCGATAAAAAACATCTTTTTTATTGAAAAATCAATAATCAAGATATTTTTTTAATAAAAAAAAGAATTTTCCCACTATAAATGAGATTTTTTTATCCACTTAGGCACAATTGACGGTTTGTAGTTTTTCATTTTATTTAAAAGATTATCAATATTATCATCAATTAATAACATCCTGTAATTTTCTTCTTTTAAAAAACCTTTTTCAACCATTGTCTTTATCATACTTATTAAATCATTATAAAAACCATTTATATTTAGTATTCCTATGGGTTTTTGATGTAGTCCTAATTGAGCCCAGGTAATCATTTCAAATAATTCTTCCAATGTACCATATCCTCCCGGAAGAGTTATTATTGCATCTGAAAGCTCGTGCATTAAAAGTTTTCTTTCATGCATATTATCGGTAGTATATAGTTGAGTAAGACCGGTATGTACCAGTTCTTTTTTCTTCAAAAATTCTGGGATAACACCAATTGCTTTACCTCCATTTTTTAAAATCCCTTCTGCAACTTTACCCATAATACCTATTTTTGCTGCACCGTATACCAAGCTTATCTTTTCTTCTGCCAGCTTTTCTCCTAATTTATACGCCAAAGTGATAATATCATTATCAAAACCATCGCTACTACCACAAAATACTACTATATTTTTCATTATTAAATTTTTGTTCCTTTTATAATCCTGTTATTATCATAAACATCTTTTATCACTTCTACATCTTTAAAATTTAACTTTTCTAATAAGTTTTTTGTTTCCTCACCAAGATATTGATTTATTTCAAAATAGATTTTACCTCCTTTTTTTAAATTTTTTGTAGCTAGTACAGCTATTTTATCATAAAAAATCAAGGGATCATCATCTTCTACAAACAATGCCAGGTGGGGTTCATAATTAACAACATTATTTTTCATTTCACATTTCTCTTTTTTTCTCACATAAGGCGGATTGGATACAATTATGTCAAAAAAATCAGGCAACTCTTCAGTATTCAGAATATCCATTTTGAAAAATTCTACTTGTACATTATTTATTGCAGCATTTTTTTTTGCAAGTTTTAATGCCTCATCCGAAATGTCTATGGCATATACCCTGGCAGTTTGTATCTTTTTAGCCAGTGATACGGCTATACATCCACTTCCTGTCCCTATATCTAAAATTTTACTTCCAGTTAAAGGACTTTTTCTTTGCTCCCTGATTATTAAATTGACCAATTCTTCTGTTTCAGGCCGGGGAATAAGTACATGATTATTTACTATAAAATCCAATCCTGAAAAAGGGGCCTTCCCAATTATTTGTTGTATTGGCTTCTCTTTTTTTAATTGAATTATAGCATCTTGAAATTGTTTTTCTATTTGTTTTTCTATTTCAGTATCCTTATTGAGAATAAATTGATGGGGTTTTAATCCTAAATATTCTTCCGATAATAATCTAAAAAAACTTTCCACCTCTTCTTTATTATATGTAGCGGTTAATTCTGTATAACACATTTTTTTTATATCAGCTAATGTCATGAAATAGTAATTCAAATTATAGGGGAAGAAAGTAAATATTTACCATTAAGTATTTATTTTTGCGAAGGTGAATTTACACGAAAAATATATATTACGCTGCATTCAACTTGCTAAAAATGCTTTAGGCACTTCTTTTCCCAACCCACGGGTGGGGTGTGTTATAGTACACAATGGTAAAATTATTGCAGAAGGTTATACCAGTGCATATGGTGACAATCATGCCGAGGTAAATGCTATTAACGCTGTAAAAGATAAATCGGTTTTACAAAATTCTACTCTGTATGTAACATTAGAACCCTGTTCTCATTATGGCAAAACCCCGCCTTGTTCTGATTTAATTGTTAAACATAAAATTCCAAATGTTGTTATAGGCACATTAGATATAAATGACAAAGTATCAGGACGTGGAGTGAAAAAATTAAAGGAATCCGGATGCAATGTTATAGTAGGTATTTTAGAATATGAATGCAAAGAACATCATAAACATTTTTTAATTTATCAAAGAGAAAAAAGGCCTTATGTTATACTAAAATGGGCTCAAAGTAAAGATGGCTACATAAGCCCGTCTGATAAAAAAGAAAAAAAACCGGTTTGGATAACCAATCAATATTCAAGGCTCATGACTCATAAATGGAGAAGCGAAGAACAGGCCATACTTGTAGGTACAACTACCGTTTTTGATGATAATCCTAAATTGAATACACGGGATTGGCACGGTAAATCACCGGTAAGGATAATTATTGACAGAAAACTAAAAATTCCAAAAGATTCGGCAGTGTTTAACAACAGTGCCAAAACAATAGTTATTTGTGATCATAATGAAAATAAAAACATTCGCAATCATATAGCAATAGAGAGGATTGACTTTACTAAAAATATTGCACATCAAATATGCAAGGTTATTTTTAAACATGAATTAATGAGCGTAATTATAGAAGGGGGTACAAAAACACTGCAAACCTTTATTGATGAAAACTTATGGGATGAAGCCAGGGTATTTAAAGGCAATACGGTATTAAACAACGGAACCAAAGCTCCTGTTATATCAGGAAAAGTTTTTAATACGTTTAGTATTTTAAGTGATACACTTACTATTTATTATAAAAATGATTAAAAATATAATTTTTGATTTCGGGGATATCTTTATTAATCTGGATAAGCCGGCTACGGTACGTTTATTGTCTGAAAAATTCGGTAATTTCACGGTAACGGATGAAATGATGAAGATCAATGAAGATTATGAAAAAGGGTTAATCACCTCTTTTCAATTTGTAGATTATTATAATTCTATTTTTCCGGATGCACAAAAAAGTGAATTGATGAAAGCCTGGA includes:
- a CDS encoding TIGR00730 family Rossman fold protein, giving the protein MKNIVVFCGSSDGFDNDIITLAYKLGEKLAEEKISLVYGAAKIGIMGKVAEGILKNGGKAIGVIPEFLKKKELVHTGLTQLYTTDNMHERKLLMHELSDAIITLPGGYGTLEELFEMITWAQLGLHQKPIGILNINGFYNDLISMIKTMVEKGFLKEENYRMLLIDDNIDNLLNKMKNYKPSIVPKWIKKSHL
- the prmC gene encoding peptide chain release factor N(5)-glutamine methyltransferase, encoding MCYTELTATYNKEEVESFFRLLSEEYLGLKPHQFILNKDTEIEKQIEKQFQDAIIQLKKEKPIQQIIGKAPFSGLDFIVNNHVLIPRPETEELVNLIIREQRKSPLTGSKILDIGTGSGCIAVSLAKKIQTARVYAIDISDEALKLAKKNAAINNVQVEFFKMDILNTEELPDFFDIIVSNPPYVRKKEKCEMKNNVVNYEPHLALFVEDDDPLIFYDKIAVLATKNLKKGGKIYFEINQYLGEETKNLLEKLNFKDVEVIKDVYDNNRIIKGTKI
- the ribD gene encoding bifunctional diaminohydroxyphosphoribosylaminopyrimidine deaminase/5-amino-6-(5-phosphoribosylamino)uracil reductase RibD, with translation MNLHEKYILRCIQLAKNALGTSFPNPRVGCVIVHNGKIIAEGYTSAYGDNHAEVNAINAVKDKSVLQNSTLYVTLEPCSHYGKTPPCSDLIVKHKIPNVVIGTLDINDKVSGRGVKKLKESGCNVIVGILEYECKEHHKHFLIYQREKRPYVILKWAQSKDGYISPSDKKEKKPVWITNQYSRLMTHKWRSEEQAILVGTTTVFDDNPKLNTRDWHGKSPVRIIIDRKLKIPKDSAVFNNSAKTIVICDHNENKNIRNHIAIERIDFTKNIAHQICKVIFKHELMSVIIEGGTKTLQTFIDENLWDEARVFKGNTVLNNGTKAPVISGKVFNTFSILSDTLTIYYKND